A DNA window from Thermoanaerobaculales bacterium contains the following coding sequences:
- a CDS encoding DUF4097 family beta strand repeat-containing protein codes for MRKLAVWAAMALLAAVPAWAQRDVNETRPLSMTGSVSVSNTEGSVKVIGWSNAQVEITGTLGADVEELEIDGDSAELRIEVKAPGHREWLETDLVLRVPVSASVEVESVSANIEVEGVTGSVELESVSGWARISGRPAELAVETVSGDITVAESAPRTDLESVSGAITVQQAAGRLSAESVSGAIRVEGGLLESASIETVSGDISYSGDLGRGGSYQFESMSGGVTITVPSDVSAGFDVTTFSGDIDSDLGPKPRHTSKYTPEQELEFVAGAGGAEVTVESFSGQVKIRTR; via the coding sequence ATGAGGAAGCTCGCAGTGTGGGCGGCGATGGCGCTGCTGGCCGCGGTGCCGGCGTGGGCGCAGAGGGACGTGAACGAGACCCGGCCGCTCAGCATGACCGGATCGGTCTCGGTGTCGAACACCGAGGGCTCGGTGAAGGTCATCGGCTGGAGCAATGCCCAGGTCGAGATCACGGGCACTCTGGGCGCCGACGTCGAGGAGCTCGAGATCGACGGCGACTCGGCCGAGCTCAGGATCGAGGTCAAGGCGCCGGGGCACCGGGAGTGGCTCGAGACGGACCTCGTCCTCCGGGTTCCGGTTTCCGCCAGCGTCGAGGTCGAGTCGGTGAGCGCCAACATCGAGGTCGAGGGCGTAACCGGGTCCGTCGAGCTCGAGTCGGTGAGCGGCTGGGCCAGGATCTCGGGCCGGCCGGCCGAGCTCGCGGTCGAGACGGTCAGCGGCGACATCACGGTTGCGGAGTCCGCGCCCCGCACCGACCTCGAGTCGGTGAGCGGCGCGATCACCGTCCAGCAGGCGGCCGGACGGCTCTCTGCCGAGTCGGTGAGCGGCGCGATTCGGGTCGAGGGCGGATTGCTCGAGAGCGCGTCCATCGAGACCGTGTCCGGCGACATCAGCTACAGCGGCGACCTCGGCCGGGGCGGCAGCTACCAGTTCGAGAGCATGAGCGGCGGGGTCACGATCACGGTGCCGTCCGACGTCTCCGCCGGGTTCGACGTCACCACCTTCAGTGGCGACATCGACAGCGACCTCGGGCCCAAGCCGCGACACACCAGCAAGTACACCCCGGAGCAGGAGCTCGAGTTCGTCGCCGGGGCCGGCGGCGCCGAGGTCACGGTCGAGTCGTTCTCGGGCCAGGTCAAGATCAGGACCCGGTGA
- a CDS encoding beta-ketoacyl-ACP synthase III — MRAVITGTGMHVPPKTVDNSDLSRIMDTTDEWIQVRTGIIERRFAARDEATSDIAVPAARQAMESAGCAPDAIEYLVLATMTPDYYFPGSSPFLQRKLGLGTIPCLDIRQQCAGFLYALQLADAVIRSGQHRRALVVGAEVHSCLQPWDKHSWDVAMGDAAGPVSPEQYQRNTQFRDRTILFGDGAGAAVVEAVEGTDRGIIDCIIHCDGNEAERLWTKAAGSAFRPYISEEMIATGDITPIVEGRKVYALAVTAMPEVTLEILKRNGLALGDLDLVIMHQANLRINEGVQKRLGLPDDKVFNNIQRYGNTTAATIPIAFHEARLQGRAKDGDLVCFVGLGSGLNWGAVLYRC, encoded by the coding sequence ATGCGGGCGGTAATCACTGGTACCGGCATGCACGTGCCCCCCAAGACTGTCGATAACAGCGACCTGTCGCGCATCATGGACACCACGGACGAGTGGATCCAGGTGCGGACCGGCATCATCGAGCGTCGGTTCGCGGCGCGCGACGAAGCGACCTCGGACATCGCGGTTCCCGCCGCGCGCCAGGCCATGGAGAGCGCCGGTTGTGCGCCCGACGCCATCGAGTACCTGGTCCTGGCCACCATGACCCCGGACTACTACTTCCCGGGCTCGTCACCCTTCCTGCAGCGCAAGCTGGGCCTCGGCACGATTCCCTGCCTCGACATCCGCCAGCAGTGCGCGGGCTTCCTCTACGCGCTGCAGCTCGCTGACGCGGTGATCCGCTCCGGCCAGCACCGCCGGGCGCTGGTCGTGGGCGCCGAGGTCCACAGCTGCCTCCAGCCCTGGGACAAGCACAGCTGGGACGTGGCGATGGGGGACGCTGCCGGGCCGGTCAGCCCCGAGCAGTACCAGCGCAACACCCAGTTCCGCGACCGCACCATCCTGTTTGGCGACGGCGCCGGCGCGGCAGTGGTGGAGGCCGTCGAGGGCACCGATCGCGGCATCATCGACTGCATCATCCACTGCGACGGCAATGAGGCCGAGCGGCTGTGGACCAAGGCCGCAGGCAGCGCCTTTCGGCCCTACATCAGCGAGGAGATGATCGCCACCGGCGACATCACGCCGATCGTCGAGGGGCGCAAGGTGTACGCGCTCGCGGTCACGGCGATGCCCGAGGTGACCCTCGAGATCCTCAAGCGCAACGGCCTGGCCCTCGGCGACCTCGACCTCGTGATCATGCACCAGGCCAACCTGCGCATCAACGAAGGGGTCCAGAAGCGGCTGGGGCTCCCTGACGACAAGGTCTTCAACAACATCCAGCGCTACGGCAACACGACCGCCGCCACGATCCCGATCGCCTTCCACGAGGCCCGCCTGCAGGGTCGCGCCAAGGACGGCGACCTGGTCTGCTTCGTCGGCCTCGGCAGCGGGCTCAACTGGGGCGCCGTGCTGTACCGCTGCTGA
- a CDS encoding zf-HC2 domain-containing protein yields MRCDEVLALLDDHVDGTLAADVAARVDHHLAGCPGCARELAALRRLLGLAAGLPRAIEPSRDLWPGIEGSLAARQGVVRGRFGRRWQRPLAAAAAAVVAAGVLLVAYSLGRQHGSARVVLAPSASPLAVPAGLADTTFAAAEAEFSQARDALLAALEARRGTMSQDTLRVVDDNLRLIDQAIERISLALVEDPLNPRLANQLAAAYRRQIALLQRATGLPAEA; encoded by the coding sequence ATGAGATGCGACGAAGTCCTCGCGCTCCTCGACGACCACGTGGACGGCACCCTCGCGGCGGATGTCGCGGCCCGTGTCGACCACCACCTGGCGGGCTGCCCGGGCTGCGCGCGCGAGCTGGCCGCTCTGCGCCGGCTGCTCGGCCTCGCCGCCGGCCTGCCGCGCGCGATCGAGCCGTCTCGGGACCTGTGGCCAGGGATCGAGGGCAGCCTCGCGGCCCGGCAGGGCGTGGTCCGGGGGCGGTTCGGCCGCCGCTGGCAGCGCCCGCTCGCGGCTGCGGCGGCGGCTGTGGTGGCGGCAGGCGTGCTGCTGGTCGCCTACTCCCTGGGGCGCCAGCACGGAAGCGCCCGGGTGGTGCTGGCCCCGTCGGCGTCGCCGCTGGCGGTCCCGGCGGGCCTTGCCGACACCACCTTCGCCGCCGCCGAGGCGGAGTTCAGCCAGGCCCGTGACGCGCTGCTGGCGGCGCTCGAGGCCCGTCGCGGCACCATGTCGCAGGACACGCTGCGGGTCGTGGACGACAACCTGCGGCTGATCGACCAGGCGATCGAGAGGATCTCGCTCGCGCTGGTCGAGGATCCCTTGAACCCGCGGCTGGCGAACCAGCTGGCCGCGGCTTACCGGAGACAGATCGCGCTCTTGCAGCGGGCCACGGGGCTGCCCGCGGAAGCCTAA
- a CDS encoding Rne/Rng family ribonuclease, translating to MARKLLINAHRPEELRVAIVNRGVLDVYAVSTSETGLYRGNIYRGVVVTVQPSLDAAFIDFGAERHGLLRAEDVVPAAVQRKIDPDRRHPRIEQLLEKGKPILVQVVRDGIGSKGALLTTNLSIAGRYLVLMPFEEARGVSRKLENGETRGVLRERLDQLELPEGFGVIARTNAGDQPKTSLNRDLGALLRLWKRVQAQSAIGKGPRLLYSDQDLILQVLRDSLDSSIDEVLVDDDDTFDKVSSYMQTFMPRAKTRLTRYSERMPLFSRFDLEPQIDRIYQRRVDLPSGGSIVIDGTEALTAIDVNSGRSRGASSQEDTATATNLEAAAEVARQLRLRDIGGLVVVDFIDMRSMKHRRDVERTLRDAMKDDRAKFSVGRLSANGLLEINRQRITKELKLRTHRPCPTCGGTGSIASPELIALSLLRRIETRAVTGRLKRVRVELHPELADALQNDHRHELADLEREFDIRIEVVAATALHRSQENIEWFERDREPEATTAREPAVTVADLADGAGGAGPRRKGAQHEPGDEQPDDAAGAVAAGESEKAKRRRRGGRRHKKGAAAAEPAVEPAVSPASAAAAADLAGGPADEPDADEAGAPPTGEPAKPKRRRRGGRRHKKGAAAAEAAAEPAPQGDGDGPVAAPAEAGEGTEPAKKRRPRRRRRRKANAEESPGAV from the coding sequence ATGGCACGCAAGCTGCTGATCAACGCCCACCGGCCGGAAGAGCTGCGGGTGGCGATCGTCAACCGCGGCGTCCTCGACGTGTACGCGGTGTCCACCTCGGAGACCGGTCTCTACCGGGGCAACATCTACCGCGGTGTCGTGGTCACCGTGCAGCCGAGCCTCGACGCCGCCTTCATCGACTTCGGCGCCGAGCGCCACGGCCTGCTGCGCGCCGAGGACGTGGTCCCGGCCGCTGTCCAGCGCAAGATCGACCCGGACCGCCGCCACCCCCGCATCGAGCAGCTCCTCGAGAAGGGCAAGCCGATCCTGGTCCAGGTGGTCCGCGACGGCATCGGCTCCAAGGGCGCGCTGCTCACCACCAACCTGAGCATCGCCGGGCGCTACCTGGTGCTGATGCCCTTCGAGGAGGCGCGCGGCGTGTCGCGCAAGCTCGAGAACGGCGAGACCAGGGGCGTCCTGCGGGAGCGGCTCGACCAGCTCGAGCTGCCCGAGGGCTTCGGGGTGATCGCCCGCACCAACGCCGGTGACCAGCCCAAGACCTCGCTCAACCGCGACCTCGGCGCCCTGCTGCGGCTGTGGAAGCGGGTGCAGGCGCAGTCGGCGATCGGCAAGGGGCCCCGGCTGCTCTACTCGGACCAGGACCTCATCCTGCAGGTGCTGCGCGACTCCCTCGACTCCAGCATCGACGAGGTCCTGGTGGACGATGACGACACCTTCGACAAGGTCAGCAGCTACATGCAGACCTTCATGCCGCGCGCCAAGACACGGCTCACCCGTTACTCGGAGCGCATGCCGCTGTTCAGCCGCTTCGACCTCGAGCCCCAGATCGACCGCATCTACCAGCGCCGGGTCGACCTGCCCTCCGGCGGATCGATCGTGATCGACGGCACCGAGGCGCTCACCGCGATCGACGTCAACTCGGGGCGATCCCGCGGCGCCTCGAGCCAGGAGGACACCGCGACCGCCACCAACCTCGAGGCCGCCGCCGAGGTCGCGCGCCAGCTGCGGCTGCGCGACATCGGCGGGCTGGTGGTGGTGGACTTCATCGACATGCGCTCGATGAAGCACCGCCGCGACGTGGAGCGCACCCTGCGCGACGCCATGAAGGACGACCGCGCGAAGTTCTCGGTCGGCCGGCTCTCGGCCAACGGGCTGCTCGAGATCAACCGCCAGCGCATCACCAAGGAGCTCAAGCTCCGCACCCATCGCCCGTGCCCGACCTGCGGCGGGACCGGCAGCATCGCGAGCCCCGAGCTGATCGCCCTCAGCCTGCTGCGGCGGATCGAGACCCGCGCCGTGACCGGCCGCCTGAAGCGGGTGCGGGTCGAGCTCCACCCCGAGCTCGCAGACGCCCTGCAGAACGACCACCGGCACGAGCTGGCGGACCTCGAGCGGGAGTTCGACATCAGGATCGAGGTGGTCGCGGCGACCGCCCTCCACCGTTCGCAGGAGAACATCGAGTGGTTCGAGCGCGACCGCGAGCCCGAGGCCACCACCGCCCGCGAGCCGGCGGTGACCGTCGCGGACCTCGCGGACGGGGCGGGCGGTGCCGGCCCGCGCCGCAAGGGGGCGCAGCACGAGCCCGGCGATGAGCAGCCTGACGATGCCGCCGGCGCGGTCGCGGCCGGCGAGTCCGAGAAGGCCAAGCGACGCCGCCGCGGGGGACGGCGCCACAAGAAAGGGGCTGCCGCTGCCGAGCCGGCGGTCGAGCCGGCCGTCAGCCCCGCGTCCGCGGCCGCGGCGGCCGACCTGGCGGGTGGGCCGGCGGACGAGCCCGACGCCGACGAGGCCGGCGCGCCCCCGACCGGCGAGCCGGCGAAGCCAAAGCGACGCCGCCGCGGCGGACGGCGCCACAAGAAAGGGGCTGCCGCGGCCGAGGCGGCGGCCGAGCCCGCGCCTCAGGGCGACGGGGATGGCCCGGTGGCCGCCCCGGCCGAGGCCGGAGAGGGGACGGAGCCGGCCAAGAAGCGCCGGCCCCGCCGCCGTCGCCGCCGCAAGGCGAACGCCGAGGAGTCGCCGGGCGCGGTGTAG
- a CDS encoding transposase, translated as MTSIDAYLAVDRDSHGGGGEKQEPCRQESRLWSAMRDKLATKKGRQIYSRRKVIVEPVFGQTKEARRFRRFSLRGLRKVRGEWTLVCLCGNLLKLVTASLQTEPEPA; from the coding sequence TTGACATCGATCGACGCCTATCTCGCCGTTGATCGAGACTCACATGGCGGAGGAGGCGAAAAGCAGGAGCCTTGTCGGCAGGAAAGCAGGCTCTGGAGCGCGATGCGGGACAAGCTCGCCACCAAGAAGGGTCGCCAGATCTACTCTCGCCGCAAGGTCATCGTAGAACCGGTGTTCGGTCAGACCAAGGAAGCGCGACGCTTCCGCCGCTTCTCGCTACGAGGCCTGCGGAAGGTCCGAGGTGAATGGACCCTCGTGTGCCTGTGCGGCAACCTCCTCAAGCTGGTGACTGCCTCCCTGCAGACCGAGCCTGAGCCCGCTTAG
- the apaG gene encoding Co2+/Mg2+ efflux protein ApaG, which produces MGTSKARTRGILVEVESTFVPERSEPLRRLWFFAYRIRIANDGDEVVQLISRHWIITDAHGEVEEVTGPGVVGEQPILSPGDTFEYTSFCPLSTPFGAMHGSYQMVTPGGDGFEVEIAPFELSQPLPVN; this is translated from the coding sequence ATGGGCACCTCGAAGGCACGCACCCGTGGCATCCTCGTCGAGGTCGAGTCGACCTTCGTGCCCGAACGGTCGGAGCCGCTGCGCCGGCTGTGGTTCTTCGCCTACCGCATCAGAATCGCGAACGACGGCGACGAGGTGGTGCAGCTGATCAGCCGCCACTGGATCATCACCGACGCCCACGGCGAGGTCGAGGAGGTGACCGGGCCGGGGGTGGTCGGCGAGCAGCCGATTCTCTCCCCGGGCGACACCTTCGAGTACACCTCGTTCTGCCCGCTGTCCACTCCCTTCGGCGCCATGCACGGCAGCTACCAGATGGTCACCCCGGGGGGCGACGGGTTCGAGGTCGAGATCGCGCCCTTCGAGCTCTCGCAGCCGCTGCCCGTGAACTGA
- a CDS encoding sigma-70 family RNA polymerase sigma factor, protein MTAVVPARSDAVRRAQAGDLEAFEELYRGTVGRVHGLCLRMCRDPQLAEELTQESYIRAWQKLASFRGDSLFSTWLHRIAVNVVLGHFRGSLRRLEPAAGDDAEAFEAAAPATSGLALDLERAIAGLPTGARVAFVLHDVEGFTHDEIAQRAGVAVGTSKAQLSRARRLLRKALSP, encoded by the coding sequence ATGACGGCGGTGGTGCCCGCTCGCAGTGACGCGGTCCGGCGGGCGCAGGCGGGCGACCTCGAGGCCTTCGAGGAGCTCTACCGGGGCACCGTCGGCCGGGTGCACGGCCTCTGCCTGAGGATGTGCAGGGACCCCCAGCTCGCCGAGGAGCTGACCCAGGAGAGCTACATCAGGGCGTGGCAGAAGCTGGCCAGCTTCCGCGGCGACAGCCTGTTCTCGACCTGGCTTCACCGGATCGCGGTCAACGTTGTCCTCGGTCACTTCCGGGGCTCGCTCCGGCGGCTCGAGCCGGCCGCGGGCGACGACGCCGAGGCCTTCGAGGCGGCTGCCCCGGCGACATCGGGCCTGGCGCTCGACCTGGAGCGGGCGATCGCCGGGCTGCCCACCGGGGCGCGCGTGGCGTTCGTGCTGCATGACGTCGAGGGCTTCACCCACGACGAGATCGCGCAGCGGGCCGGGGTGGCGGTGGGGACGTCCAAGGCGCAGCTCAGCCGGGCTCGCCGCCTGCTCCGAAAGGCGCTATCACCATGA